A single window of Nicotiana sylvestris chromosome 3, ASM39365v2, whole genome shotgun sequence DNA harbors:
- the LOC104221663 gene encoding probable protein kinase At2g41970, with translation MMCCGGAEEDSYSGGPPANQNTAPPRAGNPYGGGAGGASERGEPRSAARSGAPQKVLPIEVPEMSLDELNRLTGNFGQKTLIGEGSYGRVFGAKLSNGQQAAIKKLDTSSSPEPDSDFASQLSIVSRLKHDHFVTLMGYCLAANNRILVYEFATMGSLHDVLHGRKGVQGAEPGPVLTWNQRVKVAYGAARGLEYLHEKVQPPIIHRDVRSSNVLLFDDFTAKIADFNLTNQSSDTTARLHSTRVLGTFGYHAPEYAMTGQITQKSDVYSFGVVLLELLTGRKPVDHTMPKGQQSLVTWATPRLSEDKVKQCVDPKLNNEYPPKAIAKMAAVAALCVQYEADFRPNMTIVVKALQPLLNAKPAGSA, from the exons ATGATGTGCTGTGGAGGTGCGGAAGAAGACAGTTATAGCGGCGGTCCGCCGGCTAATCAAAATACTGCCCCTCCGAGAGCCGGCAATCCCTATGGCGGCGGTGCTGGTGGTG CTAGTGAAAGAGGAGAGCCAAGGAGTGCTGCTAGGAGTGGAGCTCCTCAGAAAGTTCTACCAATTGAGGTACCAGAAATGTCGTTGGATGAGCTAAATAGACTTACTGGTAACTTTGGACAGAAAACTCTGATTGGAGAGGGATCTTATGGCCGCGTTTTTGGTGCTAAATTAAGCAATGGTCAACAAGCAGCAATTAAGAAATTGGATACTAGTTCTTCACCAGAACCAGATTCTGACTTTGCATCCCAG TTATCAATAGTTTCAAGACTTAAACATGATCATTTTGTGACTCTGATGGGCTATTGCCTGGCAGCAAATAATCGAATCTTGGTTTATGAGTTCGCAACCATGGGCTCGTTGCATGATGTGTTACATG GTAGAAAAGGAGTACAAGGTGCTGAGCCTGGTCCAGTTCTTACTTGGAATCAGAGAGTTAAAGTTGCTTATGGTGCAGCTAGAGGCCTCGAATATCTACACGAAAAAGTTCAACCACCAATTATTCATCGCGATGTCAGATCTAGCAACGTGCTACTCTTTGATGATTTTACAGCAAAGATTGCTGATTTCAACTTGACAAACCAGTCTTCGGACACAACAGCTCGTCTGCATTCCACTAGAGTTCTCGGGACGTTTGGCTACCATGCTCCAGAGTATGCCATGACAGGACAGATAACACAGAAAAGCGATGTTTATAGTTTTGGAGTTGTTCTTTTAGAGCTATTGACAGGAAGGAAGCCAGTAGATCATACAATGCCCAAAGGGCAACAGAGTCTTGTTACATGG GCAACTCCGCGATTAAGTGAAGACAAAGTGAAGCAGTGTGTTGATCCCAAGCTAAATAATGAGTACCCTCCAAAGGCAATTGCTAAG ATGGCAGCTGTTGCAGCACTTTGTGTTCAATACGAGGCAGATTTCCGGCCAAACATGACAATTGTGGTTAAGGCACTGCAACCACTTCTCAATGCAAAACCAGCAGGATCAGCATAA
- the LOC104221664 gene encoding uncharacterized protein: MARMGEGDKRWIVEDRPDGTNVHNWHWSETDCLEWSRGFFNKLLSNQTLLNGEGNLHIRTKKLEKLEGEAYVNIRKGKIIPGYELSLVLSWEGEATDTDGTSLLKTEGTVEIPYISDENAGENPEVRVTIRDEGPIGKRLKDAFIAKGKPFVFEQVQVYVNAMARGGPAKDDLESKKVVSKTAGSAKGAGAVEKDKAAVKEVVKKEEKKEGFKTIAMTEKFNCRARDLFEILMDERRWKGFSQSNARISKEVGGEFSIFDGSVTGKNLELQEGKLIVQNWRFGSWPDGIQSTVRIVFDEPESGVTVVKLTHSNVPEEDRYGNATVVENTEKGWRDLIFNKIRAVFGFGI, from the exons ATGGCTCGAATGGGGGAAGGAGACAAAAGATGGATCGTCGAGGACCGTCCAGATGGCACAAACGTCCACAACTGGCACTGGTCCGAAACCGATTGTCTCGAATGGTCTCGCGGTTTCTTCAACAAGCTACTCTCAAACCAAACACTCCTCAACGGCGAAGGCAATCTCCATATCCGAACGAAAAAGCTCGAAAAACTCGAAGGAGAAGCGTACGTTAATATCCGCAAGGGAAAGATAATCCCAGGGTATGAATTAAGTCTAGTACTTTCATGGGAAGGTGAAGCTACAGACACTGACGGCACAAGTTTGTTGAAAACTGAAGGGACTGTAGAAATCCCTTATATATCCGACGAGAATGCTGGTGAAAACCCTGAAGTTAGGGTTACAATTAGGGATGAGGGTCCCATCGGAAAAAGATTAAAAGATGCTTTTATTGCAAAAGGGAAGCCTTTTGTTTTCGAGCAAGTTCAGGTTTATGTTAATGCTATGGCGAGAGGTGGTCCTGCTAAGGACGACCTCGAATCGAAGAAAGTTGTAAGCAAAACTGCGGGTTCTGCCAAGGGGGCAGGTGCAGTTGAGAAGGATAAAGCTGCAGTGAAAGAGGTTGtgaagaaggaggagaagaaggaAGGGTTTAAGACGATTGCGATGACGGAGAAGTTCAATTGCAGAGCGAGGGATTTGTTTGAGATTTTGATGGATGAGAGGAGATGGAAGGGCTTTTCACAGAGCAATGCGAGGATTAGTAAAGAGGTAGGGGGTGAATTTAGTATATTTGATGGGTCAGTGACTGGGAAAAATCTGGAATTGCAAGAAGGGAAATTGATTGTGCAGAATTGGCGGTTTGGTAGCTGGCCTGATGGGATTCAGTCCACG GTGCGAATTGTTTTTGATGAGCCTGAATCTGGAGTTACAGTAGTCAAGCTTACACATAGTAATGTGCCAGAGGAAGACAG ATATGGAAATGCAACTGTTGTGGAGAATACCGAGAAGGGATGGCGAGATCTTATTTTCAACAAGATACGTGCTGTTTTTGGCTTCGGGATCTAA